Proteins found in one Labrenzia sp. VG12 genomic segment:
- a CDS encoding ATP-binding protein, producing the protein MTIRTIEAGPSKRFFVEMLPRDISLEHAVLDLIDNSLDGAIRQRIDKIRLNHPAPYQDLFCELSFSADSFEIKDNCGGIPADRIEAALKLGRDDPSIDNDKPTIGMYGIGMKRSIFKIGADSTVISRSTSATTRVHYDRAWMDPGNPSWTLDLDETAPVRDGHGVTIVANELWPNISRTFSSKSFFDDLVRTISRYYAYVIEKGFSIIVNGKRIPALPIEFRFDERNVSPFYYEATSGDVSVRVIVGLFRKLTKEDEREEAITSNDGLETGGLRAGITVVCNDRVIKYADTSAVTGWGMGAVPRYHPQFRSIAGIIIFESDDARTLPVSTTKGALDLDDGTYVVGLNAVMEGIKIFTDYTNKAKGREETTDAVIDSAQKYSISQVTNTLRSSARVVRNSKGAAKKVTATLPTIEQRNPIGRIAFTRDKSEIERVAELLGLSPSEKPGVVGEQVWTDLARKLRVID; encoded by the coding sequence ATGACAATAAGAACAATCGAGGCGGGACCATCCAAGCGGTTTTTTGTAGAAATGCTGCCGAGGGACATTAGCCTTGAGCATGCTGTGCTTGATTTGATTGACAACAGTTTGGATGGAGCGATTCGCCAAAGGATCGACAAAATACGTCTTAACCATCCGGCACCCTACCAAGACCTTTTTTGTGAACTCAGTTTTTCGGCTGACAGCTTTGAAATCAAGGATAATTGCGGTGGAATACCAGCGGATCGTATCGAAGCGGCTTTGAAGCTCGGAAGAGACGATCCCAGCATCGACAACGACAAGCCGACTATTGGAATGTATGGCATCGGTATGAAGCGATCCATTTTCAAAATCGGTGCTGATTCTACTGTGATTTCCAGAAGCACCTCAGCTACCACTCGTGTCCATTACGATAGAGCTTGGATGGACCCGGGAAATCCTAGTTGGACGCTTGATTTGGACGAGACAGCTCCAGTGAGAGATGGGCACGGTGTGACCATCGTTGCAAATGAGTTATGGCCAAATATTTCGAGAACATTCTCATCCAAGAGCTTTTTCGATGACCTCGTTCGAACAATTTCGCGCTACTACGCTTACGTCATCGAGAAGGGATTTTCGATCATCGTAAACGGCAAGCGGATTCCAGCGCTACCGATTGAGTTTCGGTTTGATGAGCGGAATGTGTCACCCTTTTACTATGAGGCAACGTCTGGCGATGTATCGGTTAGAGTTATCGTGGGTTTGTTCCGAAAACTAACAAAAGAAGATGAGCGCGAAGAGGCAATAACCTCAAATGATGGCTTGGAAACTGGTGGCCTAAGAGCCGGAATTACCGTCGTGTGCAATGATCGAGTAATTAAATACGCAGATACTTCTGCTGTTACAGGTTGGGGGATGGGGGCTGTTCCTAGATACCACCCTCAATTTCGTTCTATTGCGGGAATTATTATCTTTGAATCAGACGATGCGCGAACACTTCCTGTTTCAACTACAAAAGGCGCGCTTGATTTGGATGATGGTACTTACGTCGTTGGCCTCAATGCAGTCATGGAAGGCATCAAGATTTTTACGGACTATACAAACAAGGCAAAAGGACGTGAAGAAACCACCGATGCGGTTATTGATTCAGCCCAAAAGTATTCAATTTCTCAAGTAACTAACACACTTAGATCATCTGCTCGCGTAGTCCGAAACTCCAAAGGTGCTGCTAAGAAAGTCACTGCGACCTTACCGACCATAGAACAAAGGAACCCGATTGGTAGAATAGCTTTTACACGAGATAAATCGGAAATCGAACGTGTTGCAGAGCTGCTTGGTCTCAGCCCAAGTGAAAAGCCAGGGGTAGTTGGCGAGCAAGTATGGACCGATCTGGCCCGAAAACTCAGGGTGATTGATTGA
- a CDS encoding DNA cytosine methyltransferase, whose amino-acid sequence MVTVIDLFSGCGGLSLGAARAGLPPKIAIELDGHAAAAHSKNFPKCKTAKLDLSRVDPRSLSSLYKGRPDLVIGGPPCQGFSYIGKRNQSDPRNDLLDRFFQIVAELQPRAFMMENVPGLLDRSSIQMLERALDRVATEYTILPPTILDAADFGAATHRKRVIVIGYDPLDVDNLSFEQVNKHRSLPATVWQALEGLPEPGDKDIANVGFFESPYISLVNRRSKNLGDRAKLEAFNNGQVSGFVATQHSEEVQRRFAKTAQGKTEKTSRFFRLDPNEPARTLRAGTGADRGSFQSARPIHYKSPRVISVREAARIQGFPDWFDFHPTKWHAHRMIGNSVNPLFSEAILKAISIALGVSRTEIEQSDDQQLAVMAN is encoded by the coding sequence ATGGTAACTGTAATTGATCTATTTTCTGGCTGCGGTGGCCTCTCACTTGGTGCTGCACGTGCGGGCCTTCCTCCAAAAATCGCTATTGAATTAGATGGCCATGCCGCTGCCGCTCACTCAAAGAATTTCCCAAAATGCAAAACCGCCAAACTTGACCTATCGAGAGTTGATCCCCGTTCACTCAGCTCCCTCTATAAGGGTAGGCCTGACCTTGTGATCGGGGGCCCCCCTTGTCAAGGCTTTAGCTACATTGGCAAACGAAATCAAAGCGATCCAAGAAACGATTTACTAGATCGCTTCTTTCAGATTGTCGCCGAACTACAACCACGCGCATTCATGATGGAGAATGTACCAGGGTTGCTTGATCGCTCCAGTATTCAGATGCTTGAACGAGCTTTGGACCGAGTAGCCACTGAATACACCATTCTTCCTCCAACCATTCTGGATGCTGCCGATTTCGGAGCTGCCACTCACAGAAAACGTGTAATTGTAATTGGCTATGACCCGCTCGATGTAGACAACCTATCCTTTGAACAAGTCAACAAACATCGATCCCTACCAGCAACTGTATGGCAGGCTCTTGAAGGACTTCCCGAACCCGGAGATAAGGACATCGCCAATGTCGGGTTTTTTGAGTCACCTTACATTAGCCTAGTGAACCGCAGATCCAAAAATTTGGGTGATCGCGCGAAACTTGAGGCTTTTAATAACGGTCAAGTCAGCGGCTTTGTAGCAACGCAACATTCAGAAGAAGTGCAACGACGGTTTGCAAAAACTGCTCAAGGAAAAACGGAAAAAACGAGTCGCTTCTTTCGCCTCGACCCCAATGAACCAGCGCGAACACTTCGCGCTGGAACCGGGGCAGATCGCGGGTCTTTTCAGTCAGCCCGCCCTATTCACTACAAATCCCCCCGCGTTATTTCGGTACGCGAGGCTGCAAGAATTCAAGGTTTCCCCGATTGGTTTGATTTCCATCCTACCAAGTGGCACGCGCACAGGATGATTGGGAATAGCGTGAACCCACTGTTCTCCGAAGCCATTCTGAAAGCAATATCAATCGCCTTGGGGGTTTCCAGGACTGAGATAGAACAATCTGACGATCAACAATTGGCAGTCATGGCAAATTGA
- a CDS encoding Lrp/AsnC family transcriptional regulator: MDDLDHRLLHLLTRDARMSATDLAEKLGVSRGTVQNRIDRLQHQKVIHRFTVELGPSDEDHQISAFTLIRLTADDGRATQAALRRIEAITDIHTLSGAFDLVAELRVRSLKLLDRTLDEIRALPEVAETQSHIRLASAGRSL, encoded by the coding sequence ATGGACGATCTCGACCACCGTTTGCTTCACCTTCTGACGCGCGATGCCCGCATGTCGGCGACGGACCTGGCTGAAAAGCTTGGTGTTTCGCGCGGCACGGTGCAGAACCGGATCGACCGGCTCCAGCACCAGAAGGTGATCCACCGCTTCACGGTCGAGCTCGGCCCTTCGGACGAGGACCACCAGATCAGCGCCTTCACCCTGATCCGCCTCACCGCCGACGACGGCCGCGCCACCCAGGCCGCGCTCCGCCGCATCGAGGCGATCACCGACATCCACACGCTCAGCGGCGCGTTCGATCTGGTCGCGGAGCTGCGTGTGCGCTCGCTGAAACTGCTGGACAGGACGCTGGACGAGATAAGGGCTCTGCCGGAAGTGGCGGAGACGCAGAGCCATATCAGGCTGGCGTCGGCGGGGAGGAGTTTGTGA
- a CDS encoding saccharopine dehydrogenase family protein, whose product MKKIAVLGLGKVGALAARLLHDSGFEVIAYDQHAPREEMPFDIRSADLKAYDSLEKIVADVDAILSCLPYQLNVGVATAAHAAGIHYFDLTEDVPTTKAIIEMSETAKGLMAPQCGLAPGFVGIVGAKQIGDFDDCRSCRMRVGALPQNPTGLMGYAFNWSPDGVVNEYLNDCEVIEDGVRKWVSPMEWLETIYIDGMKLEAFTTSGGLGTMCETYLGKVANIDYKTMRYPGHAELMNFFFHELLMRERRQEAGEILVHAKPPTDNDVVYVHVASEGTIDGRPRREEFVRAYKPLEIGGKMRTAIAWTTSASVVAVIEMVRDGKLPDHGFLRQEDIPLEAFLKTRTGSLYAAG is encoded by the coding sequence ATGAAAAAAATCGCGGTACTGGGTCTGGGCAAGGTGGGGGCGCTGGCGGCGCGGCTTCTTCATGACAGCGGCTTTGAGGTCATCGCCTATGACCAGCACGCCCCGCGCGAGGAAATGCCGTTTGACATTCGCTCGGCAGACCTGAAGGCCTATGACAGCCTGGAAAAGATCGTCGCGGATGTCGACGCGATCCTCTCCTGCCTGCCCTACCAGCTCAATGTCGGCGTTGCGACCGCCGCCCATGCCGCCGGCATTCACTATTTCGACCTGACCGAAGACGTGCCGACCACCAAGGCGATCATCGAGATGAGCGAAACCGCCAAGGGCCTGATGGCGCCGCAATGCGGTCTCGCGCCGGGCTTTGTCGGCATTGTCGGCGCCAAGCAGATCGGCGACTTTGATGATTGCCGCTCCTGCCGCATGCGTGTCGGCGCGCTGCCGCAGAATCCGACCGGGCTGATGGGCTATGCCTTCAACTGGTCACCGGACGGTGTCGTCAACGAGTATCTCAACGATTGCGAAGTGATCGAGGATGGCGTGCGTAAATGGGTCTCGCCGATGGAATGGCTGGAAACCATCTATATCGACGGCATGAAGCTGGAAGCCTTCACCACCTCCGGCGGCCTCGGCACCATGTGCGAGACCTATCTCGGCAAGGTCGCCAATATCGACTACAAGACCATGCGCTACCCGGGCCATGCGGAGCTGATGAATTTCTTCTTCCACGAACTCCTGATGCGCGAACGGCGCCAGGAAGCCGGCGAGATCCTGGTCCATGCCAAACCGCCCACCGACAATGATGTTGTTTATGTGCATGTGGCCTCGGAGGGCACGATTGACGGCCGGCCGCGCCGCGAGGAATTCGTGCGCGCCTATAAACCCCTCGAGATCGGCGGCAAGATGCGCACGGCGATTGCCTGGACGACCTCTGCCTCCGTCGTGGCCGTCATTGAAATGGTGCGCGACGGCAAACTGCCGGACCACGGTTTCCTGCGCCAGGAAGACATCCCGCTGGAGGCGTTCTTGAAGACACGCACGGGCTCGCTTTACGCGGCAGGGTAA
- a CDS encoding DUF1826 domain-containing protein translates to METLRPFAHNGECFFRLLLIVRRTVAEGDPGRIRQVRTGAVALFRGRLWPDADSTGLLHRSPAVPKDIGARLLLVVDPVV, encoded by the coding sequence TTGGAGACACTTCGCCCGTTTGCCCATAACGGCGAATGCTTCTTCAGACTGTTGCTGATTGTCAGAAGGACGGTTGCGGAAGGCGATCCCGGCCGGATCCGTCAGGTCCGCACCGGGGCTGTCGCGCTCTTTCGGGGGCGGCTCTGGCCGGATGCGGACAGCACCGGCCTCCTGCACCGCTCGCCCGCCGTGCCGAAGGACATCGGCGCAAGGCTTCTACTGGTGGTTGATCCGGTGGTCTGA